The following DNA comes from Microbacterium wangchenii.
AACTCGAAGGCGCGGTTGAAACCGTACTTCTCCGCCTCCTCGCGGATCGCGTCGTCCCCCAGGCGCACCGCCAGCTCGGCCATGGGGATGTTGCAGCTGAGGCGCAGGGCGGTGGCGATCGTGACCTCTTCGCCCGGACCGCACGTGCCGCCGCCGGCGTTACGCACGGTGCGGGATGACTGGGGCAGCTGGTACAGAGCCGGGTTGGGCAGCGTCGAATCGGGCGTGTAGTCCCCCGACGCCAGCGCGGCGGAGACGACGACGAGCTTGAACGTCGAACCCGGCGGGTTGAGGTCTCCGGCGATCGCGCGGTCGGCGAGGGGATCGGCGGGGTCGTCCAGGAGCGCCTGGTACGCCGCCTCGACCGCTTCGGTGTCGTGGGAGGCGAGCGCGTTCGTGTCGTAGCTGGGGCTCGTGGCCATCGCCAGCACGCGCCCGGTGTCGGGCTCGATGGCGATGACGGCACCCTGCAGCCCGGCGAGGGCGTCGAAGGCGGCGCGCTGGACCACCGGGTCCAGGGAGGTCTCCACGTTGGATCCGCGCGGCGGCTGACCGGTCACGATCCGGTCGAGCCGGGAGAGGAACTGCGAGTCCGCGGTGCCGCTGAGGGCCTGCGTCATGGCCTGCTCGAGCCCGCGTGCAGAGCCCAGTACAGGGTTGATGTATCCGGTCACGGGGGCCCACATGTCGGCATCGACATACACGCGCTGCCAGCTGTAGACGTCGTCGGAGGGCACGGACGATGCGATGGCCGTGCCGCCGGCGATGATCGATCCGCGCTGGATCTCATAGGAGTCGTACAGTGCCCGGGTGTTGGCCGGGTTGCGGGCCAGGTCGTCGGCCTGCACGACCTGGATGACGCTGGTCGACCCGAACAGGGCGAGGAACATCACCAGCATGAGGATGCTGAGGCGGCGGAGTTCCTTGGTCATCCGATCACCACCCGGGGTCGGCTGCGCACGGCGTCGGAGATGCGCAGGAGGAGCGCGACGATGAGCCAGTTGGAGATGAGCGAGGATCCTCCCGCGGTGAGGAACGGTGTGGTCAGGCCGGTCAGGGGGATCAGCCGCGTGACGCCGCCGACCATGATGAACACCTGCAGCGCGATAGTGAACGACAGCCCCGTGGCCAGGAGCTTGCCGAAGTCGTCCTGTCCGGCCAGGCCGATCCGCACGCCGCGGCTGGCGAACACCATGTACAGGCACAGGATCGCGAAGACCCCCACGAGCCCCAGCTCTTCGCCCAGGCTCGGCAGGATGTAGTCGCTCTGCGACAGCGGCGTCAGGTACGGCCGCCCCTGACCCAGGCCCGTGCCGATCAGTCCGCCCTGGGCGAGGCCGAAGATGCCCTGCACGAGCTGGTAGCTGCTGCCGTTGATGAGGTCGGGGTTGAACGCATCCAGCCAGTTCGAGAAGCGCGCGCCCACGTAGGGCAGCACGCGTGAGGCCAGGAACGCGCCGCCGCCGGCGAGGACGACGCCGATGAGCACCCAGCTCGTCTTGCCGGTGGCCACGTACAGCATCGCCACGAACATGCCGAACAGCAGCAGTCCGGTACCGAGGTCGCGCTGGAGCACGATGATGCCGAGGGAGATCAGCCAGATGACCAGCAGCGGGCCGAGCTCCCGCGCGCGCGGCCACGTCATCCACAGGAACCGGGTGCCGACGGAGGTGAGGCTTTCGCGCGTGCGCACGAGGTAGCCGGCGAAGAAGATCGCCAGCGAGATCTTCGCGAGCTCGCCCGGCTGGAACTGGAACAGGCCGCCGACCGAGACCCACACGTCGGCATTCTGGTTGGTGCCCAGGCCCGGGACGAAGGGCAGCAGGAGCAGCAGGACGCCGGCCAGGCCGAACAGATACGTGTAGCGGAACAGCACACGGTAGTTGCGCAGCAGGAGCACCAGGGCCATCGCGCCGCCGATCGCGAGCGCCGACCACGCGAGCTGCCGCGTCGACGAGGCATCCCACCCCAGGTGGTCGCGCGCGATGTCGATGCGGTAGATCTCGGCGATCCCCAGGCCCGTCAGGAGCGTCGCGATCGGGAGCACGAACGGGTCGGCGTCGCGCGCGCGCAGCCGCAGGACGACGTGCAGTGCGAGGGCGAGGGCGGCGGGGAGCGCGCCGTACAGGGCGACATCGGTGCCGGGCGTGCGGCCGGTGCCCAGATCGACCAGCGTCACGGCGGCGAGGTTGAGCACGAGGGCGAACAGCAGCAGCGCCAGCTCGCGGTTGCGCTGGGTCTGCGGGACGCGCAGGAGCTTGAGCGCCCGCACGACGGCGGTATCGGTGCTCACGCCGTCGGCCGGAGCGGACGGGCGGGCAAGAGGCGTGCCGGCGGCCATCAGTTCTCCGCTCCCGCCATCTCGCGCAGGCGATCCACGATCAGCTCCGCGTCGGACAGTGAGCGCGCCGAGATCGTGCGCTCGACGGTGGCGCGTTCGAAGTCGGGCAGATCCGCCAGGGCGATGCCGGTGTCTTCGTGCGGGGTGGACAGGGGGATGGGGCCGATCGACTGCTGGACGCCGCGGTACACGACCACGGTGTCGTCGTCGGCGCCGATGTAGTAGCGGGTCTGCGTCCAGTTGTAGCCGACGGCCAGTGCGGCGGCGATGGCGGCCAGCACCAGGACGAATCCGACGATCCACCCGATGCGGCGCCGCCGCGCCCGTCGACGGTCCTCCTCGATGAGCTCCTCGAGGAACTCCGCATCCGGCTCGAAGTGCGTCGGCTCGTTGGCGGCCTGACGGTTCGGGTGCAGCCAGCTGCTGCGCCCGGGGCGGGCGGCGGGCACCTCCACGCCGATGGGGTTCGACGCCGAGCCGACGATCGAGGGTGTGCCCAGGAACACCGGATGCTGGCCGCCGACGTCGACGATCACGATCGTGACGTTGTCGGGGGCGCCGCCGTCCAGAGCGTGCTTGAGCAGCAGGTCGGCGGTGCGACCGGGGGCGAGGCCCTGGCTCAGCGCCTTGGCCGTGTGCGCATCATCCAGCACTCCCGACAGACCGTCGGAGCACAGCAGCCACCGGTCTCCCGGCTGCGTCGGCATGATGAACGTGTCGACCTCGGGGTCGGGGTCCATGTCGCCCAGCACGCGCATGAGCACCGAGCGGCGCGGGTGGTAGCGCGCCTCCTCGGGCGTGATGCGGCCGGAGTCCACGAGGCGCTGGACGAACGTGTGGTCGGTCGTGATCTGAGTGAGCGCGCCCTCGCGGTAGAGGTAGATGCGGGAGTCGCCGATGTGGGCGATGACGGCGTAGTCGTCGACCATGACCAGCGCGCTGACGGTCGTGCCCATACCGGCCAGCTCAGGGCGGCGGCCGACGGTCTCGATCAGCTCGGTCGCGGTGTCGGCGATCGAGTCGCGCAACGCCAGCTCTGCTTCGGCGGTGGAGGAGAACGGCTGGTCGAGGAGCGCGAGCCGGGCGATCGCGAGGCTCGAGGCGACATCTCCGCCCGCGTGGCCGCCCATGCCGTCGGCCACGACGAACAGGTTCGACCCGGCGTAGCCGGAGTCCTGGTTGTTGGAGCGCACCTTGCCGGTGTGTGAGATGGCGGCGCTCGAGCCCTGGAAGACCATGGAGGATCCGGTGCTTACTTCCGCAGCTCGAAGGTCGTCGCGCCGACCTTGATGGGCGCACCGATCTTCACCGGGACGGGAGCGGCCACGCGGGTGCCGTCATGGAACGTGCCGTTGGTGGAATCCAGGTCCTGGATCATCCACTTGTCGCCCCACAGCACGAGGCGCGCGTGGTGGCTGGAGGTGTAGTCGTCGCGGATGACGAGGGCCGACTCGCTGGACCGGCCGATCGTGAGCGGCTCGTTGCCCAGGGGCAGCTCGACACCGGCCTTCGGTCCGCTCGTGATGACGATGCGGGAGACGGTGCTGGTCGTCGCGGCACCCCCGGGCGCAGCATCCCTCGCCTTCGAGGCCGGCGCGGGACGTCCCACCGGCTCGGTGACGCCCGCCGGCCCCGCGGTGGCGGCCGCTGCCGCTGCCGGGGCGGGCTCGGGGAGTTTCCGCACCTTGACGCCGAACAGATCGGCGCGCAGCGAGTAGACGACGGCGAAGACGAAGAACCACAGCAGCAGCAGGAATCCGATGCGCAGCAGCAGGAGGGTGAGTTCGCTCACGCGGAGGGACCCCTCTCGGGCAGGCCGAACGCACGCGTCGCGTCCGCGTCGGCGCTGCGCGGACGGGCCGGCGCCGCCTGCGGGACCACGCGGAAGACGATGTCGGTGCGGCCGATCGTGACGGTGGAATCGGGGGGCAGCGGGGCTTCGGAGATCTTCTGGCCGTTCAGCTGCGTGCCGTTGGTGGACTTCAGGTCGCGCACCATGGCGCGCTCGCCGTCCCACAGGATCTCCACGTGCCGGCGGCTGGTGCCCGCATCCGGGATCGTGATGTCGGCGTCGCTGCCGCGCCCGATCACGGTGCGTGCCTTCACGAGCGGATGCCGCTGCCCGTCGATGTCCACCACCCCGCGCCACGACACCGTGCCGGCGGCCGTTTCCGAGTCCACGCGGAGCGTGCCGGTGGAGAGCGACTCGTCTCGCGTGAGGGAGATGCCCACCGGCCCGGCGAACGAATAGCCCTGCGTGCGGGCGTGCGCTTTCACGAGGGTGTCGAGCTCATCGCCGAGCGCGGCGCCGAGCTGCGCCATCCGTTCGTCGTCGGTGGGGGAGAGGCGCACCGTGAAGGTGTTGGGGGCCAGGATGCGGTCGCGGCTGACCACCGCGGCCTTCTTGTCGAGTTCGCTGCGCAGGGCGGAAGCGATCTCCACGGGCTGGATGCCGCTGCGGAAGGTCTTCGCGAAGGCGCTGTTGACAGCGCGTTCGAGACCCTTCTCGAAACTGTCGAGTAGTCCCACGAGACTCCTTCAGGCAGGCAGACCGGTGGGTACATCGTAGTCAGGGCGGCTGGGGAGGCCATGGACGCCGCTCTCCGGCTCGCCCGCCGCATCCGCTTCGCCGTTCAGAACTCAGGAGAATCCGGGGGTTTCCGGGGTGGTGGGGGTCGGATGTGGCGGAATCTCCTGAGTTCTGAACGGTGGTGCCGCCGGACCCGCTTCCGCCGGCTGGCCGTTGGCCTCGCTCCTCTTGCGCGGGCTGCCCCGTTCAGAACTCAGGAGGATCTGACGTTTTCCGGGGTTATGGGGGGCGGATGTGGCGCGATCTCCTGAGTTCTGAACGGTGGACCGGGGGAGCGCTTTGCGGTGGCGGGCGTGGGCCGTGATATCCTCGGGAAGTTGAGTGCGCGGATCCGTTCCGCGCCTCGCGCGAGTGGCGGAATAGGCAGACGCGCTGGCTTCAGGTGCCAGTGCCCGAAAGGGCGTGGGGGTTCAACTCCCCCCTCGCGCACAGCGGGGCCTTGTATGTGAAATACAGGGCCCATGTGCTTCGACATACAGAGAAAGACCCGGCGAGAGCGAGATGCTCCGGCCGGGTTCTTTTGTTTCCGCTTCCGCGCTGGTGGACCGTTCCGGCATGGGAAGTTGCGTTCGCAACATAATGCACTTGCGGGCGAGCTCGCCGCGCAAGTCGTTGGTTTGAACTTCCGGGAGAGTCGATGCCCCAGTCCGTCAGAGCCGTGGCGTCGGTCCTGCCGCCGCAGTTCCGGTTCATGGGCGCCCTTTACGTGTGTGGGTTCGTGATCACCGGTTTCCTTTCGTTCGGCATCGCGTTTGCGCCCCTAGCAGCCGGTGAACCGGCCCAACCGCGGTGGATCATGCTCCCGTTCGGATTCCTGATCGTGGCGATCGTTCTCTCGGTGGTCGTCCTCCGCCACCGCGGGCTGAAGGATGCAGCCGAAGCGCAGGTGGAACGAGACGGCGGAAGGGTTTATCTTCTGTCGGCTGCCGCGATCTCGAAACAGTTGGGGCCGAAGAATCTGATCGCGCAGCTCGATCACCGCGCCAGCGGCGGATGGTTGTGGCTGGGAGAGGACTCTCTGAAGGTCTGGATCCGCGACGCGGGCGAGGTGCGAGTCGTGCCAGCCGGCGACCTCACCGGCGTCGCCGAGGTGCATGTGCTGGGCGGTGTGCTGACGGACACGCAGCTGGCGGTGTGGTTCTCGGACGGAAGCGTGCTCGAGGCCGTCCCGACCCGGTACGGGATCCGCAGCATGTTCCCCTACGGCAGAAGCCGTCTGCGTGCGCTGGCCGACCGGATCGACGCTCTGCCGTCATCCCGCCCCGCCGACGGCTTCTCGCGTTGATACTGCAACGCTACGGCGTTCCTGAAGGCCGCCGACAGTGACAAACCGCTCCCCTCTACGGCATCATCGACGGGACATCGACCTGCCGGTCGGTGCTTCGTCATCGTCGAGAGCAGTTGTGCCATGACTGATGATTCCACCCCGCCTCTGCAGCTTTCCCGCGCGCGGGGGAAAATCGGAACGGCCGCGTTCGTGGCTGCGATAATCGTCGGCGTGTCCGTCGCCGGGGCCATCGTGAACGCACGCCTAGGGGCTTCTCCGGGGGCTGTCGTCGGATGGGTAGGATTGGCGATTCCGCTGCCGGCCGCTCTCGCCCTGATGATGGCGACCAGCCACCGCGGTCTTGCACGGCAAGCCGATGCCCGCGGCGCTCAGGTCGTCTGTCTGTTCACCCGGGGATACGCGTTCGACGCGTCAACGGGCCGCGAACACCGTATCGGCGAAGGTTGGATACAGATGACGAACGGGACCCCCGAGATCCGGACTGCCGATGGTGGGCCTCCCGAGTCCGTCACCATTCCGGGTGCCGTGACGGTGCAGCGCGAGCATTTCCTGTCGCCGTTGATCGCCCTGCCCTCGCTGACCCTTCGCTCACCCGATGGTTCGGTCATCGAGTTGGAACTCGCCCGGACTGGTTTCCGTTCGCTGTCGGGCCCGTCCAACAAGTACGTGGATGAGGTCGCGGCGAGGATCTCCGCCGCACTTCACCAGGCCGTACCGTGAACCATGGCAACCACGTGGCGGCGGGTCGCGATCGCCGTCGTCGTGGTGGGCGGTTTCGCCGCCTACTGGGCCTCGATCGCGTTCGTGTGGCGGGTTCCGCTGTGGGGATACGTCGTGGGCGGGGTCGCGTGGCTGGCTGCGATCGGTGCGCTGTCGATCCGCGGGCGTCGTCGGCCGTCGGAGGCCGACCTCGTCGCGTCGGACCCCTACTCCGATGCGTACCTCGGACGCTCGGCCGCGACGCACCCGCACAGGGAGCCGGCCCAGTCCGCCCAGATCGACGAGTCATTCCGACCCGACCCGCTGCGCCTGCCGCCGGCGGATGAGACGAAGCCGCCGGGCCACTGATCGCCGTCGGTGAGGCCTACTCGAGCGTCGGAGGCAGGACGTAGCGGAGGGCGCCGTCGGCGGATGGCGTCGCCGGGGTGAACCCGATCCGCTCGAGCATGGCCTCCGGCGGCGACTCGGATGCGGGCACCCGCGCGTACAGCGGCCGCTCCGGCTCCAGGGTCGCGAGCAGACGTACGGCATGGCCGCCCACTTCTCGCCCGCGCGCGTGCGGGGCGATCCACCACGCCACTTCGCGCTCGCCGTCGACGGTGTACGCGGCCGCTGCTCCGGCGAAGGCGCCACTCTCGGTCACGACCTTGATCCAGGCGTCCGGATCCTGCCGCTGCCGGGCCACCCACTCATCGATCCCGTCCCGATCGGCGGCGCCCACACCGGCAGGAGCGACCTCGTCCGGATCGATCAGAACTGCGCCCACGGCGTCCAGATCGTCGTCGTCGAGGTCGCGCAGATCGATGTGGGCCACGCCGACACCCTACGAAGACAAAGACGTCGACACGAGTTTGCCTCCGGCTATCGCGTTGGCCGGGGTGATGTCAGTAGAGTGAGGGCAGCCGCGCTCTGCGCGGCCTATCCGGGGGGATCCGTCGACGCCCGGGCTTTGAGCTTCTGGCTCGGCCCGGGCGTCGTATGGTTAACGGCTTCGCCGCCTCCGCCCGCGTGCAACGTTTCTGTCACCACCCCGTGACGCGGGCGCCCGCGAGCGTTAGCGTGGGAGACCCACGGCGCATGAGGGCGCCGGAAAGAACAGAACGGCATGCAATGAGCACCCAGGGCACGGTCAAGTGGTTCAACTCGGAGAAGGGGTTCGGTTTCATCGCGCCCGATGAGGGCGGCGCGGATGTGTTCGCCCACTACACGGCGATCGAGGCGTCGGGATACCGCTCGCTCGAGGAGAATCAGCGCGTCGAATTCGAGATCGCACAGGGCCCCAAGGGCCTGCAGGCGGAGAACATCCGCCCGATCTGATCGCTGAAGCGACCGCCGTTACGGGTGGTCGGGTTCAGTGTGCGCCACGCACGAGCTCGCGCCCGGCGTCGGCGAACTGCCGCAGCGTCGCGGTGGGCAGATACGCGCGCGTGAGCGCCGCGGCGATGCGGGTGAGGTCGGCCTCGTCCCGATAGAGCAGATACATCTGCTCGTAGCGCGGCTGGAACTTCTGCTTGAAGCGGTGCAGCGACGCGAAGCCGTACACCGGCTCGATCAGACCCGCGACCCACGTGGTCACCTCCGCGATCGCGCCGGAACCGGGCGGATGCGTGAGCGGCGCCCCCGACAGCGACATGATCTCCGCCCCCTCCTCCGCGAACAGAGCGGCGGACGAGCCGATGAGGTACTCCATCACCGGGCCGAATCCGCCCTGGCGACGGCGCATGAGGTCGAGCGTCCAGCCGCGCACGCGCCCCTCGCCGTACACCGGCAACCAGGAGAGGAAGCCGTCGACATCGCCCACCGCCGAAACGGCGAGAGCGACGCGCACCTCCGGGTCGCCCGCCTCCTGCAGCGTCCCCAGGGTGAATCCCATCTCGGGCAGCCCCTTCTCGGCCACCCAGCTCTCCGAGATGGCCCGCAGCTGCTGCTGGATGCCCCACGGCTCGTCGCGCAGGCGCGTCATCCGGAACTTCATCCCCTCCCGCCCCGCACGGTTCAGCGCCGTCCGCACATCGCCCCATGCCTTGCCCCTGAACCGGAGGCCGGGCAGGTCGACGATCGCATCGTCGGCCACGACGAAGCTCCGCCACCCCCGCGGCACGGCGGCGCGGGTGGCTTCTCCGGCACTGAAGAAGCATGGGACGAGCCCCGCGCGCTCGGCGTCGCGGATGAACACCCTCACCGCGTCGGCACGGGATGCGGCGGGCCCGACCGGATCCGCCAGAGCCAGCGCGACTCCTGCCCTGCGCTGATATGCGACGATCCCGCCCGCGGCCCGGGCGTACTGGTTGCCGTCCCACGTCGTCATCCACGACAGCGTCCCGCCGCCGTGGCGGCGGATCTCGTCCTTCACCTCGTCGGTGGTCGGACGCGCACCCTGGCCGATGTGCGCCCTGCGCCGCGCGCGGAACGCGCCGCGGACCTCGACGAGATAGCCGAGCGTCACCGCTGCCAGCACCGAGGTCGCCAGCGCCACGCTCACGTCCGAGTCGATGGCCGCTTCCACCGTGTCGACGCCGAGGGCGGAGATCAGGATCATCAGCGCCACCCCGAACAGCACGTTGACGGAGGTCAGCACGACGCTGACCACCCACGCCCAGCGCCGGCCCCGCCGCATCCCGTGGGCCACCCCGACGACCACCACGACGTCGACGACGACATCCACCCATGAGGTCGCGAGGGGCGCCGTGCGGCCGAAGGGGCCGTCGGTGGGAACGAGGAGCGTCACGATCTGGATCGCGCCCAGACCCAGCATGAGGACGAAGGCGATGAGGCGCTGCTCGCGCACGGTCACCCGCTGGGGACGCAGCGACCGGTCCACGGCCAGGACGAGGGCCACGCCGAGGAGATGCTCGAGGTCGGCGAGCGAGCCGGAGAACAGCACCATGAGGAGGACGATCGCCACCAGGGCGACCCACGCGCGCAGGCGCCACGGCGGGGCGAACAGGCTGACCGCCGCGGCGATGCAGGCCATCGTGCCACCCGAGGGCCCCGCATCCAGGGCGGCCGCCTGCTCCTGCGCCCACGGCCACGTCAGCATCGCACACAGCCACAGGAGCAGCATGGTGCCGAGGACCGCGAACAGCTGGCCGACCACGAAGTAGGTCAGCGCGACCCGCGATCCGCGCCGGTACTCCAGATACGCCATGCCCGCGAATCCGGTGAGGGCGACGGCGTACACCCACGGGCGGGCGAGGAAGAACGAGCCCGTCAGCGGCGTCCACCACCGGCCCGCCTCCAGAGCGGGCACGCCGTAGGCGATGCTCTCCCACAGCGGGGAGTCGATGAGGGGCGACCACAGCCCCTGCGTCACGACACCGCCGGCGGTGACGACGGCCACGAGCGCGAGCGTGGCGGGGATGCGCCCGGCGAGTTGCCGGATGCGGCCGGCCCACTTCGGCTGCTCGCCCATGCGCCCACCCTACGGCCGGGGCGGACGAGCGGACCCGGCTATGCGGGGGAGTCGGGAAGCAGGAGCAGCCGGGCCAGTTCGTCGGCGTCGTCGACCGCGGCCTGGGCGCCGTCGGCCTCGTGCGGCCAGCTGAATCCCCAGCGGACGAAGATGACGGGTACGCCGTGCTCGGCGGCGCCTTCGACGTCGTGGTGGCGGTCGCCGACGAGAACGGGCCGGCTGATGTCCACGCCGGCCGCGGACAGGCGCCGCAGCGCCTCGGCGACGATGTCGGATTTCGCGCTCAGTGTGCGCTCATCCGGTGTGGCACCCACCACGGCGGTGAAGTACTGCGTGAGCCCGAAGTGGTCCATGAGGGCGGAGACCTGCACCTCGGGCTTGGAGCTGGCCGTGGCCTGCGGGACGCCGGCGGCGCCCAGTGCGGCGATCACGTCCGCCACGCCGGGGAAGAGCTTGGCGCTGGAGGTGTATCCCTCTGCTTTGTTGAGTCCGCGGTAGAACGTCACCGCCTCGGTGGACTGCTCGGGGGTCATCCCGACGTTCGTCTGGAACGACTCGAACATCGGCGGTCCGATCCAGTGCGCCAGCTCGCCGCGCGTGGGCGGCTGCAGCCCGAAGTGCTCGAGGGTGGTGGTCAGGCGCCGGAGGATTCCCTCCGAGGCGTCGACGATGGTGCCGTCCACATCCCAGAGGATGCACGACCAGGGTGAGCGCGTGGGCATGCCCTCCACGCTATCGGCGGTCTCGGGTGCCGGCGTCCTGGGGTGACCGGCGCAGGTCAGAACAGGCGGGGGGCGCCGGATTCGATCCCCTTCATCTCGGCGTAGTCGAGCGTGAGACAGCGGATGCCGCGGTCGGTGGCCAGCACGCGGGCCTGCGGCTTGATCTCCTGAGCGGCGAAGACGCCGGTGACGGGGGCGAGGTGCGGATCGCGTCCGAGCAGCTCGAGGTAGCGCGTGAGCTGCTCGACGCCGTCGATGTCGCCGCGGCGCTTGACCTCCACGGCGATGGTCCCCCCGGCCGGGTCGCGCAGCAGGAGGTCGACCGGGCCGATGGCGGTCGGGTACTCGCGGCGCACGAGGGTCAGGCCGTCGCCGACGAGGGCGACCTGTTCGGCGAGCAGGCGCTGCAGGTCAGCCTCCACGCCGTCCTTGACCAGGCCGGGGTCCACGCCGAGGTCGTGCGAGGTGTCGTGCAGGATCTCGTGGATGCGCACGAGCAGCGCATCGCCGGACTTGGCGTGGGTGACGCGCCAGCGCTGGGTGACGCCGTCCTCGAGGTCGGCCGCATCCGGCTCCTCGGCCGTGAGCGTGCAGGGCGGGCTCATCCAGTTCAGCGGCTTGTACGATCCGCCGTCGGAGTGCACGAGGAGGCTGCCGTCGCCCTTGTGCACGAGCAGGCGGGTGGCCAGGGGCAGGTGCGCGTTGAGCCGTCCGGTGTAGTGGACGGAGCAGCGGGCGATGACGAGACGCACCCGTCGAGCCTAACCGCCGCGCCGAGAGTGCATCACCTCGGCGAGGGTGCACCGGATCCGGTGCACTCTCGCCGGGTTGATGCACCTTCGCGGCGCGCTGGCTGAAGGCGGAGGCAGGGGCCGGAGGCGGAGCGGCGCCGCCGGTTTGCTGCGCGACGGGACAGACCCCTACTGTGTTCTAGTCATCTAGAAGAGTTCGATGAGGAGCATCCGTGGCCAACCGCCTGAGACACCGGCTGGCGCAGGCACGCGCCGAGCGCCGCGGCATGCTGATGGGCTTCCTGCCCGCCGGCTATCCCGACCCCGACCGCTTCCGCCGGGCCGCCGGTGCCGCGTTCGAGGCCGGGTTGGACGCGCTGGAAGTGAGCATGCCCGGGCCGGCACCCGCGCTGGACGGACCCCTCATCCAGGCCGCCGCCCTGCAGGCCTCGCACCACCTCGGCTCGATCGCGGAGGCGCTCGAGCTGGCCGCCTCCAGCCGCCGCGACCCGGGGGATTCGATCATCGCCCTCGCGTACGCCCGCACGCTGGAGCGCCTCCCCGCCGAGGAGTTCCTCGACGCGCTCGCCGCCGCCGACATCGACGGCGTGCTGTTGCCGCAGCATCCGGTCGCCGAGCAGCTCCGGATCGGCGCCCTGGCGCGTGAGCGGGGCATCGAGCCGGTGGTCTTCCTGCACCTGCAGGAGGACCTCGCGCTGCTCTCGTCGGGGGTGTTCCCCGACCCCTTCATCTACCTGCAGTCCGCCGAGGGCCAGACCGGCGGCCGCTTCAATGCGGCCAAGGCCGCCGAGCGCCTCGGTGAGCTGGCGGAGGCGTTCGGCCAGCGCCCGTACGGGGTGTGCGTCGGCTTCGGCGTGCGTGGCTACGAAGAGGTGCAGCGACTCATGATCGCCGGCGCGGACGGCGCGATCATCGGCACGCGCCTGGTCGCCGCCGCCAACGAGGGTCCGGAGGAGGTGGCGGCGATCGTCGACGAGGTCGCGCCCATCCTCGTGCGCCGGGACGAGGTGCGCGCATGAGCGAGCGGACCCCGTGGAGCCCGCAGCGGATCTCCTTCAGCCGCAACGACGGCCTGCCCAAGTACCTCGCGATCGCCCGGGCCGTGGCGCTGGCGATCACCGAGGAGGAGCTCACCGCCGGCGAGACCCT
Coding sequences within:
- a CDS encoding HAD hydrolase-like protein, whose amino-acid sequence is MPTRSPWSCILWDVDGTIVDASEGILRRLTTTLEHFGLQPPTRGELAHWIGPPMFESFQTNVGMTPEQSTEAVTFYRGLNKAEGYTSSAKLFPGVADVIAALGAAGVPQATASSKPEVQVSALMDHFGLTQYFTAVVGATPDERTLSAKSDIVAEALRRLSAAGVDISRPVLVGDRHHDVEGAAEHGVPVIFVRWGFSWPHEADGAQAAVDDADELARLLLLPDSPA
- the nucS gene encoding endonuclease NucS; the encoded protein is MRLVIARCSVHYTGRLNAHLPLATRLLVHKGDGSLLVHSDGGSYKPLNWMSPPCTLTAEEPDAADLEDGVTQRWRVTHAKSGDALLVRIHEILHDTSHDLGVDPGLVKDGVEADLQRLLAEQVALVGDGLTLVRREYPTAIGPVDLLLRDPAGGTIAVEVKRRGDIDGVEQLTRYLELLGRDPHLAPVTGVFAAQEIKPQARVLATDRGIRCLTLDYAEMKGIESGAPRLF
- a CDS encoding tryptophan synthase subunit alpha yields the protein MANRLRHRLAQARAERRGMLMGFLPAGYPDPDRFRRAAGAAFEAGLDALEVSMPGPAPALDGPLIQAAALQASHHLGSIAEALELAASSRRDPGDSIIALAYARTLERLPAEEFLDALAAADIDGVLLPQHPVAEQLRIGALARERGIEPVVFLHLQEDLALLSSGVFPDPFIYLQSAEGQTGGRFNAAKAAERLGELAEAFGQRPYGVCVGFGVRGYEEVQRLMIAGADGAIIGTRLVAAANEGPEEVAAIVDEVAPILVRRDEVRA
- a CDS encoding bifunctional lysylphosphatidylglycerol flippase/synthetase MprF, which codes for MGEQPKWAGRIRQLAGRIPATLALVAVVTAGGVVTQGLWSPLIDSPLWESIAYGVPALEAGRWWTPLTGSFFLARPWVYAVALTGFAGMAYLEYRRGSRVALTYFVVGQLFAVLGTMLLLWLCAMLTWPWAQEQAAALDAGPSGGTMACIAAAVSLFAPPWRLRAWVALVAIVLLMVLFSGSLADLEHLLGVALVLAVDRSLRPQRVTVREQRLIAFVLMLGLGAIQIVTLLVPTDGPFGRTAPLATSWVDVVVDVVVVVGVAHGMRRGRRWAWVVSVVLTSVNVLFGVALMILISALGVDTVEAAIDSDVSVALATSVLAAVTLGYLVEVRGAFRARRRAHIGQGARPTTDEVKDEIRRHGGGTLSWMTTWDGNQYARAAGGIVAYQRRAGVALALADPVGPAASRADAVRVFIRDAERAGLVPCFFSAGEATRAAVPRGWRSFVVADDAIVDLPGLRFRGKAWGDVRTALNRAGREGMKFRMTRLRDEPWGIQQQLRAISESWVAEKGLPEMGFTLGTLQEAGDPEVRVALAVSAVGDVDGFLSWLPVYGEGRVRGWTLDLMRRRQGGFGPVMEYLIGSSAALFAEEGAEIMSLSGAPLTHPPGSGAIAEVTTWVAGLIEPVYGFASLHRFKQKFQPRYEQMYLLYRDEADLTRIAAALTRAYLPTATLRQFADAGRELVRGAH